A portion of the Sulfuricurvum kujiense DSM 16994 genome contains these proteins:
- a CDS encoding GNAT family N-acetyltransferase produces MNIVIETDSRESETLYNTHLQSGEEFAYFKFLEWDTEFFKKPSYALDMSKSNFEPSEKAQKKIVDHFSDSFITAKIDTRLDYKYTYFLQQCHFYYVDTEIKLQHKGLLPAAPINGVSIEDVSSNENLPIRELGEAFSLTRFHCDPHISAEQADRLWGSYLQNFTPSDTKKMYLAKVGGEIAGVILANLNETENFLFFVAVLEPYRSQKIGSVLMDHALQSLQNKKPVCTGTQAKNITALNFYIRNGFSKIVQTNTVMHYWS; encoded by the coding sequence ATGAACATCGTAATAGAAACCGATAGCCGCGAGTCGGAAACGTTATACAACACCCATTTGCAAAGCGGCGAAGAATTTGCCTATTTTAAATTTCTTGAATGGGATACCGAATTTTTCAAGAAGCCCTCGTATGCGCTGGATATGTCCAAATCGAATTTTGAGCCCAGCGAAAAGGCTCAGAAAAAAATCGTAGACCATTTTAGCGACAGCTTTATTACGGCCAAAATCGATACCCGGCTCGACTATAAATACACCTATTTTTTACAACAATGCCATTTTTATTATGTCGATACCGAAATCAAATTGCAACACAAAGGCCTTCTCCCTGCCGCTCCCATAAACGGAGTGAGTATCGAAGATGTCTCATCCAATGAAAATCTGCCGATCCGTGAATTAGGGGAAGCCTTTAGCCTGACACGGTTTCACTGCGACCCGCACATATCTGCCGAGCAGGCGGACAGACTATGGGGTTCGTATTTACAGAATTTTACCCCTTCCGATACGAAAAAAATGTACCTTGCAAAAGTTGGCGGAGAGATTGCGGGAGTGATCTTGGCAAATCTCAACGAAACGGAAAATTTTTTGTTTTTCGTGGCGGTTCTCGAACCGTACCGCAGTCAAAAGATCGGCTCCGTTTTAATGGATCACGCCCTTCAGTCGCTGCAAAACAAAAAGCCCGTCTGTACCGGAACGCAAGCCAAAAATATTACGGCGCTGAATTTTTACATACGGAACGGATTTTCGAAAATCGTCCAAACCAATACGGTCATGCACTATTGGAGTTGA
- a CDS encoding NAD-dependent epimerase/dehydratase family protein, with protein sequence MATYLITGIAGFIGSSIAKALEKQGHKLIGIDNLLTGNRTNLPSTCTFIHGDIADQSVYESLRGKKIDAILHLAAQSSGEISFEKPQYDVLTNTLGTLNLLNFAVEEGIGRFIYASTMSIYGDVDDKPIRENQAKNPKSYYGITKLAAEQYVRVFSDRLNTTSFRLFNVYGPGQNMANLKQGMVSIYLAYFMRNEPVIVKGFKERYRDLTYIDDVVDVWTASIDNPLTYGKTYNLATGKKTTVEALLNELKTAWGSPEYPIYFTEGTPGDQFGIYADITQLQNDLGWEPKVSLSEGIHHFVNWVKGEMHADM encoded by the coding sequence ATGGCAACCTATCTTATTACCGGAATCGCCGGTTTCATCGGATCTTCGATTGCAAAAGCATTGGAAAAACAGGGGCATAAGCTCATTGGGATCGATAACCTCCTCACCGGAAACCGCACCAATCTTCCATCCACCTGTACTTTTATCCACGGCGATATTGCGGATCAATCGGTATATGAGTCGCTGCGCGGGAAAAAAATCGACGCCATCTTGCATCTGGCCGCCCAAAGTTCAGGAGAAATCAGTTTCGAAAAGCCCCAATACGATGTTTTGACCAATACACTGGGAACCCTCAATCTCCTCAATTTCGCTGTTGAAGAGGGGATCGGCCGATTTATCTACGCTTCGACGATGAGCATATACGGGGATGTGGACGACAAACCCATCCGCGAAAATCAGGCGAAAAATCCAAAATCGTATTACGGGATCACAAAATTGGCGGCGGAACAGTATGTACGTGTTTTTTCCGATCGTCTTAATACGACATCTTTTCGCCTGTTCAACGTATATGGACCGGGTCAAAATATGGCCAATCTGAAACAAGGGATGGTGAGTATCTATCTGGCTTACTTTATGCGCAACGAGCCGGTAATCGTCAAAGGGTTCAAAGAGCGTTACCGGGATCTAACCTACATCGATGACGTCGTGGATGTCTGGACGGCATCCATCGACAACCCTCTAACGTATGGAAAAACCTACAATCTCGCGACAGGGAAAAAGACGACGGTAGAAGCGCTGTTAAACGAACTCAAAACAGCGTGGGGATCGCCTGAATATCCGATTTACTTTACGGAGGGGACTCCGGGAGACCAATTCGGAATCTACGCCGATATTACGCAGCTGCAAAACGATTTGGGGTGGGAGCCAAAAGTCTCGCTGAGCGAGGGGATTCACCATTTCGTCAATTGGGTAAAAGGGGAAATGCATGCCGATATGTAG
- a CDS encoding N-acetylneuraminate synthase family protein yields the protein MSVYIIAEIGINFNGSLENCLKMIDLSAQAGCHAAKFQFFTASGMYPKSAGKIDWKDGEKAYSYDIHEAVKRFELLPEWLDEIMARCIARNIDFMASVFDREGLEYLVQKGMNKIKLSSYTITNLPLIEAAAQTGLPIIMSTGGATLAETEEAVRCIQKVHNNIALLHCSIKYPTPLEEVNMGVLDTLKLAFPEVNIGYSDHTFEVSDAPVQAVYLGATVIEKHITLSKQMEGPDHFFALEPDELARMVIDINEARKRFLNGSGTVQPAIYGSTAKICYEHEKYLRDFAYMTLFAKRTIRKGDPIPPEAISILRPGKKQPGLPPKYLKLFSDHTITAKKEIACEDPITWDAILG from the coding sequence ATGAGTGTTTACATCATTGCCGAAATCGGCATAAACTTTAACGGGTCATTAGAAAATTGTCTCAAAATGATCGATCTTTCGGCACAGGCCGGATGCCATGCGGCAAAATTTCAATTTTTCACCGCAAGCGGCATGTATCCGAAAAGTGCCGGAAAAATCGACTGGAAAGATGGGGAAAAAGCGTATAGCTACGATATCCACGAAGCGGTAAAGCGGTTCGAACTCCTCCCTGAGTGGCTCGATGAAATCATGGCACGGTGTATCGCCCGCAACATCGATTTTATGGCATCCGTCTTTGATCGGGAGGGGCTGGAGTATTTGGTTCAAAAAGGGATGAATAAAATCAAACTCTCCTCCTACACCATCACCAATCTCCCGCTGATCGAAGCCGCCGCCCAAACGGGTCTGCCGATCATCATGAGCACCGGAGGCGCAACTCTCGCCGAAACCGAAGAGGCGGTACGGTGCATCCAAAAAGTACATAACAATATCGCTCTACTGCACTGCTCCATCAAATATCCGACTCCGCTCGAGGAGGTCAATATGGGGGTTCTCGATACGCTGAAATTGGCTTTTCCTGAAGTAAACATCGGATATTCCGATCACACGTTTGAAGTCTCGGATGCGCCCGTACAAGCCGTTTATCTGGGGGCAACCGTCATTGAGAAACACATTACCCTGAGCAAACAAATGGAGGGGCCGGACCATTTTTTCGCCCTTGAACCGGACGAGCTAGCCCGGATGGTCATCGACATCAACGAAGCCCGCAAGCGGTTTTTGAACGGATCGGGAACGGTTCAACCCGCAATCTACGGCTCCACGGCAAAAATTTGCTATGAACACGAAAAATATCTTCGTGACTTTGCCTATATGACCCTTTTCGCTAAACGTACGATCCGAAAAGGCGATCCTATCCCCCCTGAAGCGATCAGCATTTTGAGACCCGGGAAAAAACAGCCCGGTCTGCCACCCAAATACCTGAAACTTTTTAGCGACCACACGATTACCGCCAAAAAAGAGATCGCGTGTGAAGATCCGATTACATGGGATGCGATTCTGGGATGA
- a CDS encoding HpcH/HpaI aldolase family protein — MSLKNKLKNNTLTIGSWIMIGNPMSVEVMALAGFEWLVIDIEHTSVDLETTENLIRTIQANGMKALVRVSKNEEVIIKRVLDMGADGIIVPMVCSKEDAIQAVDYAKYPPVGKRGVGLYRASKYGTKFEDYKKWVNEELVIIAQIEHIEAVNNIDEIVQVDGIDGTIIGPYDLSGSMGYPGEFERTDVKSAVSRVLDRCKAYGIPSGFHVVDTDPKKLQDKIDQGCTFLAYGIDYFFMRDAAISGMNRLKQEINT, encoded by the coding sequence ATGTCGCTAAAAAATAAACTCAAAAATAACACCCTTACAATAGGCAGCTGGATCATGATCGGTAATCCTATGAGTGTAGAAGTTATGGCACTGGCCGGATTTGAATGGCTCGTAATAGATATCGAACATACGTCTGTTGATTTAGAAACAACCGAAAATCTGATTCGAACCATTCAAGCAAACGGTATGAAAGCACTGGTACGGGTCAGCAAAAACGAAGAGGTCATCATCAAACGCGTGCTGGATATGGGTGCCGATGGGATCATCGTCCCCATGGTATGCTCAAAAGAAGATGCTATCCAAGCGGTGGATTATGCAAAATACCCTCCCGTAGGTAAAAGAGGTGTAGGACTTTACCGCGCCTCAAAATACGGTACGAAATTTGAAGACTATAAAAAATGGGTCAATGAAGAGCTTGTAATCATAGCCCAGATTGAGCATATCGAAGCGGTCAACAATATCGATGAAATCGTGCAAGTCGATGGGATCGACGGAACGATCATAGGGCCGTATGATTTATCCGGTTCTATGGGATATCCCGGAGAATTCGAAAGAACAGATGTCAAAAGCGCCGTCAGCCGTGTACTCGATAGATGCAAAGCATACGGCATCCCATCAGGGTTTCATGTCGTCGATACCGATCCTAAAAAATTGCAGGATAAAATAGACCAAGGATGTACTTTTTTAGCGTATGGGATCGATTACTTCTTTATGAGAGATGCGGCAATAAGCGGCATGAATAGATTAAAACAAGAGATAAACACATGA
- a CDS encoding cyclase family protein — translation MIFLSYTLNSSTPSYGNRNRFGIDKKSAITQGDVANDSTITTTVHIGTHLDMPYHFYENGQTISAYNADFFSFSNILFLEIRPEALVIKDELIRQLSLIDDLGYDLLLVKTGACAHRAEETYWSQNYGFHPDVYTVLTERFPSIRVFGFDTISVSSFQDRTIGREAHRRFLNPDHPVLLLEDMDLRCVDASSIFTSFIIAPLRIEHCDGIPCTVMATVV, via the coding sequence ATGATTTTTCTCTCTTATACCCTCAACTCTTCGACACCGTCCTACGGAAACCGCAATCGGTTTGGAATCGACAAAAAAAGCGCCATTACACAAGGGGATGTCGCCAACGATAGCACGATTACAACAACAGTGCACATTGGAACCCATTTAGATATGCCGTACCATTTTTACGAAAACGGTCAAACGATCAGTGCGTATAATGCCGATTTTTTTTCTTTTTCGAATATCTTGTTTTTAGAGATACGCCCCGAGGCTCTGGTGATCAAAGATGAACTTATCCGTCAGCTTTCCCTCATCGACGACCTGGGATACGACCTCCTCCTCGTCAAAACCGGTGCATGCGCTCATCGGGCCGAAGAGACCTATTGGAGCCAAAATTACGGATTTCATCCCGACGTGTACACGGTTTTGACCGAGCGTTTCCCCTCAATCCGTGTTTTCGGCTTTGATACCATCTCCGTTTCCAGTTTTCAAGACAGAACCATCGGCAGGGAAGCGCACAGACGGTTTTTAAATCCCGATCATCCCGTATTGCTGCTCGAAGATATGGATTTACGCTGTGTCGATGCATCAAGTATATTCACTTCGTTCATTATCGCCCCCCTGCGAATCGAACACTGCGACGGCATCCCCTGTACCGTCATGGCAACCGTCGTATGA
- a CDS encoding lipopolysaccharide biosynthesis protein, which produces MEDSLKKRYSIKLIANVVNALINAVLIAIVPKALGPVPYGQFVFVQDFFAKIIGFLDMGSSTAFFTKLSAKHTRKELITFYFLYSLGVFFFLSSAIVLIHRSNLNAALLPDIPAVYIYLGLIYGFLTWVTQIFIKISDAYALTVSVELIKIGHRIVSLFFLFYCVYFTLFDLQTYFYYNYAVLALFLIVIGWLFVQKKIFDRQILSFDFSVKKIAKEFIDYCHPLVVSGVIGMSIGIFDIWLLQTMGGSEQMGFYGLSYSLAAMCFLFTSAMTPIITREFSKSYEHKNIEQMQKLFYRYIPMLYSLAAFFAVFISFQNENVLLIFADEKFKEAHWVLVVMALYPIHQTYGQLSGSVFHATGQTSRYRNIGISSALIGLCFSLLFIYFFDLGAMGLAYKMVLTQLVGVTVQLYYNSKFLALDLRYFLRHQITALLFFVLIAYAATRLTPIATPLASFLVSGFIYTVLVIIFGYLFPSVFATTHDEIKTTLAKVLNVAKK; this is translated from the coding sequence GTGGAAGACAGCCTTAAAAAACGCTACAGCATCAAACTGATCGCCAACGTCGTCAATGCGCTCATCAATGCCGTTTTAATCGCTATCGTCCCCAAAGCGTTAGGCCCTGTACCCTACGGACAGTTTGTTTTTGTGCAAGATTTTTTCGCCAAAATCATCGGCTTTCTGGATATGGGGAGTTCCACTGCTTTTTTTACGAAACTTTCGGCAAAACATACCCGCAAAGAACTGATCACCTTTTATTTCCTCTATTCGCTTGGCGTATTCTTCTTCCTCTCATCGGCTATCGTTTTGATTCACCGATCGAATTTGAATGCTGCCCTTTTGCCGGATATTCCTGCCGTCTACATCTACCTTGGGCTGATATACGGATTTCTGACATGGGTCACCCAGATTTTTATCAAAATATCGGATGCCTACGCCCTGACCGTTTCGGTCGAACTGATCAAAATCGGACACAGAATCGTTTCGCTTTTTTTTCTTTTTTACTGCGTCTATTTCACCCTCTTCGACCTGCAGACCTATTTTTACTATAACTACGCGGTGCTCGCCCTGTTTCTGATCGTCATCGGTTGGCTTTTTGTGCAAAAAAAGATTTTCGACCGACAGATACTCTCTTTCGATTTCAGTGTCAAAAAAATTGCAAAAGAGTTTATCGACTATTGCCATCCGTTGGTCGTATCGGGGGTTATCGGAATGTCTATCGGCATTTTCGATATTTGGCTGCTGCAAACGATGGGCGGAAGCGAACAAATGGGATTTTACGGGCTAAGCTATTCTCTCGCGGCGATGTGCTTTTTATTTACGAGTGCCATGACCCCCATTATTACCCGGGAATTCAGCAAATCCTACGAACATAAAAATATAGAACAGATGCAAAAGCTTTTTTACCGCTACATACCGATGCTCTATTCGCTGGCAGCTTTTTTCGCCGTTTTTATCTCGTTTCAAAACGAAAATGTCCTGTTAATCTTCGCCGACGAAAAATTCAAAGAGGCGCACTGGGTACTCGTCGTTATGGCACTATACCCCATCCACCAAACCTACGGCCAGTTAAGCGGCTCGGTCTTCCATGCGACGGGGCAAACGAGCCGATATCGCAATATCGGCATTTCAAGCGCTCTTATCGGACTGTGTTTCTCCCTTCTGTTCATCTATTTTTTTGATCTGGGGGCGATGGGGCTAGCCTATAAAATGGTATTGACACAACTCGTCGGCGTAACGGTTCAACTCTATTACAATTCCAAATTTTTGGCTCTCGATCTGCGCTATTTCCTTCGGCATCAAATCACGGCTCTCCTTTTTTTCGTCCTGATCGCATATGCTGCGACCCGTCTCACCCCGATCGCAACGCCGCTCGCCTCTTTTCTCGTTTCAGGGTTTATATACACGGTTTTGGTTATCATTTTTGGATATCTATTTCCATCCGTTTTCGCAACCACACACGATGAGATAAAAACGACGTTGGCAAAGGTTTTGAATGTCGCTAAAAAATAA
- a CDS encoding NAD-dependent epimerase/dehydratase family protein: MKKVVIFGGSGFLGSYVADEFTRRKYDVVIADIAPSPYLKPKQTFVRVNIMEMGEVEQAIAGAALVYNFVAIANLDEAIHKPVHTMSINVMGNLNILEACRQNGKIERFVYASSAYALSSEGSFYGISKHSSEKLTDEYYKRYGLKYTVIRYGSLYGERASHNNYIYNLLSDALQNGTLHYSGDGEDIREYIHAADAAKLSVDIIEDAQYENEHIILTGIEKLKRIELLTMINEIMQNSLTITQHNTENMGHYKITPYAFHPSAAKKLVANPYIDLGQGLLECIQFIHKELHSE, from the coding sequence ATGAAAAAAGTGGTTATCTTCGGAGGAAGCGGTTTTTTAGGAAGCTACGTCGCAGACGAGTTTACGCGCCGCAAGTATGATGTTGTTATCGCCGATATCGCCCCATCCCCCTATCTCAAACCCAAACAGACGTTTGTACGGGTCAATATCATGGAGATGGGTGAGGTCGAACAGGCAATAGCAGGGGCCGCTTTGGTTTATAATTTTGTCGCTATCGCCAATCTCGATGAAGCGATCCATAAGCCGGTTCATACCATGTCAATTAATGTGATGGGTAATCTCAATATTCTCGAAGCATGCCGTCAAAACGGCAAAATCGAACGTTTTGTTTATGCCAGCAGTGCGTACGCTCTCAGCAGTGAGGGTTCGTTTTATGGAATCAGCAAACACTCCTCCGAAAAACTGACCGATGAATATTACAAACGCTATGGTCTAAAATATACCGTTATCCGCTACGGCTCGCTCTACGGCGAACGGGCGAGTCATAACAATTACATCTACAATCTTCTCTCGGACGCTCTGCAAAACGGAACCTTGCACTATAGCGGAGACGGAGAAGATATCCGCGAATATATCCATGCCGCCGATGCGGCCAAACTTTCCGTCGATATCATCGAAGATGCCCAATACGAAAACGAACACATCATCCTGACGGGAATCGAAAAACTCAAACGGATCGAGCTGTTGACGATGATCAACGAGATCATGCAAAACAGCTTGACAATCACCCAGCATAACACCGAGAATATGGGACATTATAAAATCACCCCGTATGCATTCCACCCCAGTGCGGCTAAAAAGCTGGTTGCCAACCCCTATATCGATTTAGGGCAGGGGCTTCTCGAATGCATTCAGTTCATTCATAAAGAGCTCCATAGCGAATGA
- a CDS encoding TylF/MycF/NovP-related O-methyltransferase, with protein sequence MFKRWVKKLFLLIDLEIQRKPKIPIKQFESDENFTALYSLAQRKTQMETSDNLSRRERHYVLNQLIEKAPMNGEVAECGCWRGLSAYQIAYKMAKRGFQNRFIIFDSFEGLSDFEEADIPLGGIKDQEARKKEFACGEDIVRNNLKDFNFIDYKKGWIPERFPETSDRSFGFVHIDVDMYQPILDALGFFYPRMLKGGIIVLDDYGFTYFPGAKKATDEFMKDKNDFFLALASGQAFIIKS encoded by the coding sequence ATGTTTAAACGATGGGTCAAAAAGCTTTTTCTTCTCATCGATTTAGAGATTCAGAGAAAACCGAAAATACCGATCAAGCAGTTTGAGAGTGATGAAAACTTTACAGCTCTCTACTCTCTGGCACAACGCAAAACCCAAATGGAAACAAGCGACAACCTCTCACGCCGTGAGCGTCATTACGTCCTTAACCAGCTCATAGAGAAAGCCCCGATGAACGGGGAGGTTGCCGAATGCGGCTGCTGGCGCGGGCTCTCTGCTTATCAAATCGCTTACAAAATGGCTAAAAGAGGTTTCCAAAACCGTTTTATCATTTTTGACTCTTTCGAAGGACTTTCCGATTTTGAAGAAGCCGATATCCCTTTGGGCGGAATCAAAGATCAAGAAGCCCGAAAAAAGGAATTCGCCTGCGGCGAAGATATCGTTAGAAATAATCTCAAAGACTTTAATTTTATCGACTACAAAAAAGGGTGGATTCCCGAACGTTTCCCCGAAACAAGCGATCGAAGTTTCGGTTTTGTCCATATTGACGTCGATATGTATCAACCGATTTTGGATGCATTGGGATTTTTCTATCCCCGAATGCTCAAAGGTGGAATAATCGTATTGGATGACTACGGTTTTACCTATTTTCCCGGAGCTAAAAAAGCAACGGATGAATTCATGAAAGATAAAAATGATTTCTTCCTTGCTTTAGCGTCCGGTCAAGCTTTTATTATCAAATCGTAA
- a CDS encoding phosphoglycerate dehydrogenase, with protein MKIIALSPSFSKNETLQKEFLTFFPDGILNTEGKRFSEPELIAHIHDADAIIVGLEEINDQILSACPNLKIISKYGVGLNNIDLDACRKRGVQIGWTGGVNRLSVAEMALGYMLMLCRNLYITSNELKNGIWNKSGGFQLSGKTVGIIGVGHIGKELIRLLQPFGCTILVNDIIDQSGYYKKHNLIEATKEALYAQSDIVTIHTPLDDTTNKMINRAVFEQMKSSAFILNSARGGIIDENDLKFALQNRLIAGAAIDAYIEEPPSDTELLTLPNLICTPHIGGNAIEAVEAMGFSAIHHVREYFNL; from the coding sequence ATGAAAATCATCGCTCTCTCCCCTTCTTTTTCAAAAAATGAAACGCTTCAAAAAGAATTTTTGACCTTTTTCCCGGACGGTATCCTTAATACGGAGGGGAAGCGGTTTTCAGAACCGGAACTCATTGCACATATCCACGATGCCGATGCGATCATCGTCGGGCTTGAAGAGATCAACGATCAAATCCTCAGCGCCTGCCCGAATCTTAAAATCATTTCGAAATACGGTGTCGGGCTCAACAATATCGATTTGGATGCTTGCCGAAAACGGGGAGTGCAAATCGGATGGACCGGAGGGGTAAACCGCCTCTCGGTCGCCGAAATGGCGCTAGGCTATATGCTGATGCTCTGCCGGAATCTCTACATCACCTCCAATGAGCTCAAAAACGGTATCTGGAACAAATCCGGCGGTTTTCAACTTAGTGGAAAAACAGTCGGTATTATCGGTGTCGGCCATATCGGTAAAGAGCTCATCCGCCTTTTACAACCGTTCGGGTGCACGATTTTAGTCAACGACATCATCGATCAATCCGGTTATTACAAAAAGCATAACCTCATCGAAGCCACCAAAGAAGCGCTCTATGCGCAATCCGATATCGTCACCATCCATACCCCGCTGGACGATACGACGAACAAAATGATCAACCGAGCCGTCTTCGAACAGATGAAATCCAGCGCATTCATCCTCAACAGTGCACGTGGTGGTATAATTGACGAAAATGATTTAAAATTTGCGTTGCAAAATCGTTTAATTGCCGGAGCTGCAATCGATGCCTATATTGAAGAGCCTCCGAGTGATACGGAACTTTTAACATTGCCGAACCTCATCTGTACGCCGCATATCGGGGGTAATGCTATCGAAGCGGTAGAAGCGATGGGGTTCAGCGCTATTCACCATGTAAGAGAGTATTTTAATTTATGA
- a CDS encoding class I SAM-dependent methyltransferase — MPICRICKAEENLQSVRADYVFGGSEHYKFWECRSCKAIYMDPKLTPEEEKHFYKKEFEKFMAQRVGDHRDWSNAENHIKTNQDQVERRWKFLSPHLKPGLELLEIGCSSGFMLDAFHTAGLQCTGVEPSGEFLEFLQKKGYRAYESLEELTKNDPKQYDLISHFFVFEHIADPFAFLQETYGLLKEGGVIIAEIPSATDPLTSLYTIPSFEKFYWSIAHHYYYTPDSLRYILDTLGYNYELLPEQRYDLSNHMTWMMDGKPGGQNRYNDIFSPETLQSYREDLKRHWRCDTVILKIYKESV, encoded by the coding sequence ATGCCGATATGTAGAATTTGTAAGGCGGAAGAGAACCTGCAATCGGTTCGGGCCGATTATGTGTTCGGCGGAAGCGAACACTATAAATTCTGGGAATGCCGTTCGTGTAAAGCGATCTATATGGACCCGAAACTCACCCCCGAAGAAGAGAAACATTTTTATAAAAAAGAGTTTGAAAAATTTATGGCGCAGCGTGTCGGCGATCACAGAGACTGGAGCAATGCCGAAAACCACATCAAAACCAATCAAGACCAGGTGGAACGGAGATGGAAGTTTTTATCGCCGCATCTCAAACCGGGTTTGGAACTGCTTGAAATCGGCTGCTCAAGCGGATTCATGCTCGATGCTTTCCACACGGCCGGGTTGCAGTGTACCGGAGTCGAACCCTCCGGAGAGTTTTTGGAATTTCTCCAAAAAAAAGGGTATCGCGCCTATGAGTCCCTCGAAGAACTGACAAAAAACGATCCGAAACAATACGACCTGATTAGCCATTTTTTCGTCTTTGAACATATTGCCGATCCTTTCGCTTTTTTGCAAGAAACCTACGGGCTTCTCAAAGAGGGAGGGGTGATCATCGCCGAAATCCCCTCCGCCACCGATCCGCTGACCTCTTTGTATACGATTCCCTCATTTGAAAAATTTTATTGGTCGATCGCACACCACTATTATTACACCCCCGATTCGCTGCGTTACATTTTGGACACGCTAGGGTACAACTACGAGCTGCTCCCCGAACAACGTTATGATCTCTCCAATCATATGACGTGGATGATGGACGGAAAACCGGGAGGTCAAAACCGTTATAACGATATTTTCAGCCCCGAAACGTTGCAATCGTATCGGGAGGACTTAAAACGCCATTGGCGGTGCGATACGGTCATCTTGAAAATCTACAAGGAGAGCGTATGA
- the kdsB gene encoding 3-deoxy-manno-octulosonate cytidylyltransferase — protein MNIISIIPARMGSSRFPGKPMADICGMPMIGHVYKRVKMSKRLDEVYVATCDQVIFDYITSIGGKAVMTSDCHERCSDRCAEAMLKIEATSGEKCDIMVMVQGDEPLTFPQMIDEAIEPMIQDNSLVITNLVADLESIEAFENPNEVKVVMDKQGFALYFSREPIPSRKKGVLDVPMKKQVCVIPFTRDFLLEYNAMEPTPLEIIESVDMMRILENAQKVKMIPTQYVTKAVDTQEDLNTVNAMMSQDPLFAKGYADV, from the coding sequence ATGAATATTATTTCCATAATCCCTGCCCGAATGGGCTCAAGCCGTTTTCCGGGAAAACCGATGGCCGATATCTGCGGAATGCCGATGATCGGACATGTCTATAAACGGGTGAAAATGTCCAAGCGGCTCGATGAAGTCTACGTTGCCACCTGTGATCAGGTGATTTTTGATTACATCACTTCCATCGGCGGCAAAGCGGTCATGACGAGCGACTGCCACGAACGGTGCAGCGACCGGTGCGCCGAAGCGATGCTCAAAATCGAAGCAACGAGCGGCGAGAAATGCGATATCATGGTCATGGTGCAAGGGGACGAGCCGCTGACGTTTCCTCAGATGATCGACGAAGCCATCGAACCGATGATTCAGGACAACTCTTTGGTCATCACCAATTTGGTCGCCGATTTGGAGAGCATTGAGGCGTTTGAGAATCCCAATGAAGTGAAAGTCGTCATGGATAAGCAAGGATTCGCACTCTACTTTTCTCGCGAACCGATCCCCAGCCGTAAAAAAGGGGTACTTGACGTCCCGATGAAAAAACAGGTCTGCGTCATCCCTTTCACACGCGATTTTTTACTTGAGTACAACGCGATGGAACCGACACCGCTGGAGATCATCGAATCGGTCGATATGATGCGCATCCTCGAAAACGCTCAAAAAGTGAAGATGATCCCAACGCAGTACGTTACCAAAGCGGTCGATACGCAAGAGGATCTCAATACCGTCAATGCAATGATGAGCCAAGATCCTTTATTTGCAAAAGGGTATGCCGATGTTTAA
- a CDS encoding acyltransferase produces MILKILFELYIGFLGSIPTSLGVRIRYYGYKTLFKKTDGFFRIDRGVTITDFKNIELGKNINIMKNSYLYAHDDGVLVIGNNFSMNTNTQLGASGGKIVIGDDCSIGPNCVLRAADHEFSNPDIPFNQQGHKYGEIIIENDVWIASNCVITANTAIGTGSVIAAGSVVTKDVESFSVMGGVPAKLIKKRG; encoded by the coding sequence ATGATCCTAAAAATCCTGTTCGAACTCTATATCGGTTTTCTCGGATCAATTCCGACCTCGTTGGGTGTTCGAATACGCTATTACGGCTATAAAACACTTTTTAAAAAGACGGACGGTTTTTTTCGCATCGATCGAGGTGTCACCATCACCGATTTTAAAAATATCGAGTTAGGTAAAAACATAAATATCATGAAAAACAGTTATCTTTATGCTCATGACGATGGCGTATTGGTGATCGGCAACAATTTTTCAATGAACACTAATACCCAACTCGGGGCCAGCGGAGGGAAAATCGTTATCGGCGACGATTGTTCCATCGGTCCGAATTGTGTTTTAAGAGCTGCCGATCATGAATTTTCGAATCCCGATATCCCTTTCAACCAACAAGGGCACAAATACGGTGAAATCATCATCGAAAACGATGTCTGGATCGCATCAAACTGCGTGATAACCGCCAATACTGCCATCGGGACAGGATCTGTTATCGCAGCCGGAAGCGTCGTAACAAAAGACGTAGAGTCTTTTTCCGTCATGGGCGGCGTCCCGGCAAAACTGATCAAAAAAAGAGGATAA